From one Lycorma delicatula isolate Av1 chromosome 2, ASM4794821v1, whole genome shotgun sequence genomic stretch:
- the LOC142319941 gene encoding uncharacterized protein LOC142319941, whose translation MSHDLVSELVIEQRADLLIITEPNKYLVVRSGWMVDTNGDVAIMDVSGRIAWRLTSRSGGMLAVESDSTLAIGAYVSPNCDINEFTRRLDIMQGVVNKARKKVIILGDFNSKAIAAGSAYTNRRGEILTDMMGVVSCHCVNDSTPTYEARGHSSVLDLTIINDRWSREHWDWRVLPHDVASDHHPTTITIKGSDYVTREKMPYSSFTTEQIEIIIDTTAERITT comes from the coding sequence ATGTCTCATGATTTGGTTAGTGAACTGGTCATAGAGCAAAGGGCTGATTTACTGATAATCACGGAGCCGAACAAGTACCTTGTTGTTAGATCAGGCTGGATGGTGGATACAAATGGTGACGTGGCAATTATGGATGTAAGTGGCAGGATAGCATGGAGATTGACGTCCAGATCTGGAGGCATGTTGGCGGTGGAGTCGGATTCAACACTAGCGATTGGTGCCTATGTGTCTCCAAACTGTGACATAAATGAATTTACTAGAAGACTAGACATAATGCAAGGTGTAGTAAATAAGGCTAGGAAGAAAGTCATTATTCTAGGTGATTTCAATAGTAAAGCGATTGCAGCAGGGAGTGCATACACCAATCGCAGAGGTGAGATCCTTACGGATATGATGGGGGTAGTTAGCTGCCATTGTGTAAATGATAGCACCCCTACATATGAGGCGAGAGGACACTCGTCAGTCTTGGACTTAACAATCATAAACGATAGATGGAGTAGGGAACACTGGGACTGGCGAGTGTTACCACATGATGTGGCGAGTGACCATCATCCCACTACGATTACCATAAAAGGCTCAGACTATGTGACTAGAGAGAAAATGCCCTATAGCAGTTTTACAACGGAACAGATCGAGATCATAATCGATACAACGGCCGAAAGGATTACAACATAG